Part of the Zea mays cultivar B73 chromosome 4, Zm-B73-REFERENCE-NAM-5.0, whole genome shotgun sequence genome is shown below.
TTATTTTTAATCATTTGTAAACAATGTTCAAATTTAGTTTCAAATAGGACTGCATAAAGTAAAAAAATGGATCAGTTATTTTTCATTAATGTATTTACTATTTAGTGTTTATACTTTGTGTGAATGGATGGACCTTGCATTGTCTGTTTGTTCCACTAAGTATTGAGCTAGAATTAACATCCGTAGAACTTTCTATGATTCCTAGTTTGATCCAAAAAATGACGATGGATGGCGTCCGCTTGATTATTTTGATGCAAAACTTATGCATCCTCGGTGTACCTCGTGTGCTTGTAGCTGATGTCACAATCTATTTCCTGATTCCTGAGTAAACTAGGTTTGTTTAACTCATTCTGCCATAACTATCAGCAAGTCAGCTCTTGGCACACAAATGTCTGGTGAAGAGCAGAGGCGTCTGAAGGAGGACTTAAACTCTCTTGGGATGGATGATATATCTTCATTTATGGAATCCTTGCCACCGGACTTCTATGTCATACTACGAACAGAGTAAGGAAACTGTTGTCAGAGCACATCACGTTATTGCTGTGAACTTCACtattggtgcaccaccagacttttATAAAATATTCGATCTTAATTCCAGCGGACTATTGAGGTCCATTTTAGGGAATCTTGGGGCACCACGCCATGTTCGGCTTCTCACTTATGCAAGATGTGCTATACACGGTCTTGAGAAGCAGCACAAAATGGAGTCTGGTATGTGTTAAGTCAACTGGAAATACTCCCTCTATTTCAAATTACATTACATTCCAACTTTCTTGGAGAGTCAAAACATCTCAAACTTTACCAGAATTATAGAGAACTACAAATATTTATGACATCAAATAGGTATACTATAAAAATATAATTAATAACAAAAACTTTTGATACTTATTTGTGATGATAAATGTTACTATTTCATTATATAATTTTTTGTCAAACTTGAGATGATTTAACTCTTCAAGAAAATTGGAATAACTTATAATATAGAATTGAGGGAATTGTATTGATCATCTTCCTATCCTAGCTTACTGACTGTTAAGGTCTTGGAGATGTTCAATTGTGTTCAGGTGCAATCAGACGTATGTTCTTGAATGTCAAAACAAATGTCAGCTATCTCCGTCTGAGAGTGATTATTGGTGAGTAAGGACACCATCACTGCCCTAATGTTTCAAGTGTGTATAGCACTAACATGTTTGCTAACTAAAAACTGCTCTCAGAAATAGCGGTATTATTAGCTAAAGCAAATGGTGCCAAGCAGAAAGTCGTGAACAAACTCAGACAGATGTTACAGGAGACCAGTCAAGGTTTTCACCGCCGTATGTGATGCCCAGAAGTCAGCGACGTGGTGAAATTAAGGCTACGAGAAAGGTGGGGGAAGTTGGAAGTACGTCAGGACTCCGGAGTAGAATCATAACTGTGATTGTTCTGTTTCAACTTGTAAATTGGAGGTTGTATTGTGTCAAGGAGTCCAATCATAACTGTGAGTGCTCTGTTGTAACTTGTAAATTCTACTTCTACGTCGAGTCTGCGCTCGAGAGTCCAGGTGTTTTTTTTTTGTTGGACCAAGTACGCATCCCAAAATAAGTCTACATCCCAAAATTCGAGGAGTCAAACAAATCTTAATTTGAAGTTTGCCTAAATTTATAAAATTGGTATTAACATTTGTCTCTAAATAGAATTAGCATAGATTATATGATGCAGTTAATCTAATGATGATTGTTTGATATTATAAATCTCAGCATTTTTATATAGAATCAGTCAAAATTATTATTTTTACTTGAAGTATAAGATATGCAGTTATTTTGGAACCAAGAGAGTACAGTTCATTATCAAAGTATAAGAGatggcaaagattttttttagtTCTCCCTCTATTAAGAGTAAAATTTGTTTTAGGAAAATATTGGATTCACACAATAGTTAATGTATGTGTTTTAAGTGTCTAGGTTCATCCTCATTCAATTGAATATAGACAAAAACCAAGAGCTATAATGTCTATTATTTTAGAACGGGAGTGTGATAAAGAAAATGCTGCCCCAAGAACCAATCTTTCGCTACACAAGGTGCAATGAAGTGCTAAGGGTTGGTTTGGAAGCTCAAATCTCCTTCAATTTTAAAGATGGTTTGAATTTCCAAACTAGCTCTGAGTGAAGACGAATTTGCCTATAACTAATATATGCGTGGTGTTGATTCTGAAGCATTGACGTTTCTGGTCCTACAAAATTTCAGCCGGTATCAGGCTTTCAGCGGTGAAAAACATACGATACTGATTGCCATACACTGCATGAAACCCAGAACTGGCAAAAGCCTAGCGTACACCATTGGGGTGTTGGTGTGTGGGGTGGGGGGGGGCAGCATTGGCTTAAGGCACTCTAGATCGCCAAGCCTTCGCCATCTTCTTCCCGAGGTATTGagcagcaactgcaccgccagagGCGAGCAGACCACACACTGCTTGCCGCACGCTTGAAACCATTACTCGGTGCCTCAGGGCCCTCCGGACACAGTTTGCTGCCATCTCCTTGGAAGAAACTACGGTGCGTGGTGGTACTTCTACAGAAAAAAAAACTGTCTGCAGTGAGAACGTGTTATAGAATGAACAAAGGCTACAAGAACACCAGGATAACCCAACCTTTTCCGTGCAATGTGTGCCTTCCTTGCATTTGGCTTTGGATCGTCCACGGAAGAACAGAGAACAGTTCATTTGTTGTACATGGACCGCAATCCTGTAGATACGTGACTCCAATGCTTAGAACTCAAAACCAAACGTATTACATTTAGTGAAGTATGTCAGTTGGCTATGCAGGCTCCAAATTTGTACCCGCTCCGACCCCATTAGGATGGCATGTTTCATGACGAATCTAGTAACGTTAATTCCATGTTATTAATCTGCATAACTTTTTAGCTATCGATAACCAAATTTAAAATGGTTTGACTTAGAACAAAACTAAATGGACTTATATTTGAGATCGGATGTGTAGTAGTTACAATTGCTACTAGGGTAGAAGTTCAAACCAAATTTTGAAGTGACAAATAAGGGGTTGTTTGGTCCCCGCCTCCTAAACTTTAGTTAGTCACTTTTAGTACCTAAACTACCAAACAATATAACTAAATGAGGTCTCCCAGATAGAAATCTTAAGTTTAGTCCCTAAAGTTTAGGAGGGTGACTGAAGGAACCAAACACCAGCTAAGTCTTAGCATAGCAAAGGTAAGACAAATAGGGCAGTACGGCAAGTGCAAAAGAACATGACCACACAACATGATATGGCCTTTAACATGGAGTCCAAGTTTTAGGATAACAAAGTACACAGGTCACGTTGTTGTATGGTCCACAAGGAATGATAAAAAGCACTTCCATATTTTATCTctttgaacaaactgagtatgagCAGAAGGTAATAAACCTGCCGGAAAGTTTTATATTGTCCATGGGATGATGTCTTCAATAGGCCTTCAGCAATATACTCTTGCAAGAGGGGGCTGTACATCAATTGGAACGACTGAAAACTACCCTCAACAATCTTCTTCACCTGATTCATAGGAGGAATTGAGTGTGGAATTATAAATCGAAAAGAGTCCTACTAGCACGCTGTCTTACTAAACATGTAGATAAGAACAGAAGTAACTACAAAACAACAATTTAGCCGATGGAACCCGGCATGCAGATCCAATAAAAGCAACAGGATTTTGAGGCTAGGCTCTCAAAGGACTAATTGAAGTTAAATACTATGTAACATGCCGTTTTCAATTTAGAGAAGTACGTAAATGGATGTGCCAAACAGACAGGCACACCTTTGTGAAGTACATAAATGATGTAATATTAAATCGAATTGAAATGGTTACTGAGTATAGAGCAAAGGTGAACATGCATTTCTTTTGTTGATACCTTATCTTTGTCTTCCGCAAACAGCATTCTCAAATCACCCATATATGATAGACTGCAGATTTGAGCATATAGGTCGTACTGCACAAAGAGGGATAAAAGGAGGCTCAGAAATCCAGAATCAACTAGCAAAGCAAAGAAAATAATTTCATGGAAGGAAACATCAAGTTAGCAATAACCTCCGTGAACTCCGCTGGTAAAAGGAGTAGAGAAGCTGAAGTTGCCATTTCTAGGTTAATTGAGTTGACCTTCCTTATATCCCAGTTGTCAACAAGAACATGGACCTAGCAAAATACAGAGACAAAATCAACTAAGATAATGTCAACTTCACAAATGCAACATATCCATATTTACACATCAAAGGCACTACAATTGTGCAGTGAGAAACTCGCAATACTAGACAGCCAATGAATATAATCACAACCAGTGAAACAAATAAATATAGTAGTTACATGAACATGGTCCATATCAAGCAAAATGTGTATCGCCACAGCCACAAAAGATAATTGGAGCAACGGTCTAAAAATGGGTCAAGAACATATAAAGCGCACAATCCCGATCTAGCAAAATCAGCATTATGCAATCTCATATTTAAAGAGCATGGCATTGCATTTTCATACCGGTTTCTGCAGCCGACCACTGAGGTAGAACCTGTCCCAGGTCAAGACATCCATTGCCAGGTCCCTCATCCTTACCACCCCATATTTTATCCTCTGCGCCACCAAAAGACAGATTTCTTCATCAAGTACTCAATTCACGCACAGCCAGTGGAACACAATGCCATCGAACACAAGGCACCACGATTCATGGTACCTTGTCTCTCCATTCCACAAATGGGTTGAAGTACACCCCGACCCCAACATGATCCGCCAGTCCAGTGATCTGAGCTCCAAAGACCAAGAAACAGTTGACCATTAACACAGTTTGCCAACAACCAACCAGAAATTG
Proteins encoded:
- the LOC100216668 gene encoding uncharacterized protein LOC100216668 — its product is MNAVAEEDRAAELAGPLRDLLPPVDFCCAYGSTLLHARPDGTSMVDYIIGVADPLQWHSENLERNPAHYSRWMAGFGAGAITGLADHVGVGVYFNPFVEWRDKRIKYGVVRMRDLAMDVLTWDRFYLSGRLQKPVHVLVDNWDIRKVNSINLEMATSASLLLLPAEFTEYDLYAQICSLSYMGDLRMLFAEDKDKVKKIVEGSFQSFQLMYSPLLQEYIAEGLLKTSSHGQYKTFRQDCGPCTTNELFSVLPWTIQSQMQGRHTLHGKEVPPRTVVSSKEMAANCVRRALRHRVMVSSVRQAVCGLLASGGAVAAQYLGKKMAKAWRSRVP